A stretch of Desulfobacter hydrogenophilus DNA encodes these proteins:
- a CDS encoding 1-acyl-sn-glycerol-3-phosphate acyltransferase codes for MSLFAPINNLVSATRKKIHTLIVILLNDSHDYYSSFYPGTQSFIIGKILNHLVKKISIDNNSLKRIKNIASDSIVVFTCKNKHMFDFLYFHTLLKPMNCPYPELSFDLRFIFLLPLKQLGRIILSHLYYFFHHFHFNDIYSSGYARKMLLENRAGFISLIEEDEFYNRFIRSTPDPLFHLIELQKQTEKSVVIVPEDIIYITRPMHKNPSLGDIIFGTHEKPGRIKRIFTMLRQPDKIRVEVAQPVNLKEFLARPEIQRLDSEFQTHRLRSLLVDILNRQRKSITGPVLKSRQEITEDILNRKSLREFLAAYADKTGTPLRKVNKKAAAYIDEIATNYNLRVINFLSWLLTLVFKNIFEGISVSQDEINMMRETYAKAPLILIPCHKSHLDYLILPYVMFKNNMPCPRIAAGKNLSFWPLGPIFRGGGAFFLRRTFKGAELYARIFAAYIEKLLYEGFNIKIYIEGGRSRTGKVLPPRIGGLSTIIRAFLSGACEDLYFVPCYVGYDRVLEEDAYLKEIEGGKKTPENLKGLLNTRKFLKRKYGKVYLKFDTPISMNRYMEEKGVDLRKFSDGEFSHFVKGFGYKLINAINDNTVATPHGIIASGILNCSESTFTKKQMFARVSTYMNHLVFHGAYLSDTLMIDPDNAFNSVIENFLSRNFIELADEDEDDITDTTMLIVKHNKRPVLDYYKNSVICFFVPAAYTAAAIIEIDRFKFEMQDLVSRYQFLQKLFTDEFSFDEQISTQDQISKALKGFINEGILVPDPEFADTFNLTSEGLRKLKWFAAFLIPFFESYMTCLIFLEKEKTDKYDVKERTKKLLSFGSKLYKRNQVVRKESLSLINYRNAVHYFAKHHINGSGDQERIDQYKEIIDLLSRRISS; via the coding sequence ATGAGTTTGTTTGCACCTATAAATAACCTGGTCTCAGCCACCAGAAAAAAAATACATACATTAATAGTGATTCTGCTTAATGACTCCCATGATTATTATTCAAGTTTTTATCCAGGCACCCAAAGTTTTATTATCGGCAAGATACTGAACCATCTTGTTAAAAAAATCAGCATAGATAATAACAGCCTTAAAAGGATAAAAAATATAGCATCGGATTCAATTGTTGTTTTTACCTGTAAAAACAAACATATGTTTGATTTTTTATATTTTCACACCCTTTTAAAACCCATGAACTGCCCGTACCCTGAACTAAGTTTTGATTTACGGTTTATCTTTCTTCTGCCCTTAAAACAGCTGGGACGAATTATTCTTTCCCATTTATACTATTTTTTTCACCATTTCCATTTCAATGATATCTATTCCAGCGGGTATGCCCGGAAAATGCTTTTGGAGAACCGGGCAGGCTTTATCAGCCTTATTGAAGAGGATGAATTTTATAACAGATTTATCAGATCAACACCGGACCCTTTATTTCATCTGATTGAGTTACAGAAACAAACTGAAAAATCAGTTGTCATTGTGCCCGAAGATATTATCTATATAACCAGGCCAATGCACAAAAATCCAAGCCTTGGAGACATCATATTCGGCACCCATGAAAAACCCGGCCGCATCAAAAGGATTTTCACCATGCTGCGGCAACCCGACAAAATTCGGGTGGAAGTTGCACAGCCCGTGAATCTAAAAGAATTCTTAGCCCGGCCTGAAATCCAACGTCTTGATTCGGAATTCCAGACCCATCGGCTGAGAAGTCTTCTTGTGGATATCCTGAACCGTCAGCGCAAAAGTATCACAGGCCCCGTGCTTAAATCCCGTCAGGAAATCACCGAGGACATTCTTAACAGAAAATCCCTAAGGGAATTTCTGGCGGCTTATGCGGACAAAACCGGAACCCCTTTGCGAAAGGTAAACAAAAAGGCGGCTGCCTATATTGATGAAATCGCAACCAATTATAATTTAAGGGTAATCAATTTTTTAAGCTGGCTGTTAACGCTGGTATTCAAAAATATATTTGAGGGGATTTCCGTATCCCAGGATGAGATCAACATGATGCGGGAGACTTACGCCAAAGCCCCGCTGATTCTGATTCCCTGCCATAAAAGCCACCTGGATTACCTGATTTTACCCTATGTCATGTTCAAAAATAATATGCCCTGCCCCCGTATTGCAGCGGGCAAAAACCTTTCCTTCTGGCCCCTTGGCCCGATATTCAGGGGTGGCGGCGCGTTTTTTCTGCGCCGGACCTTCAAAGGGGCGGAGCTGTATGCCCGCATTTTTGCGGCATATATTGAAAAACTGCTTTATGAAGGGTTTAACATCAAGATTTATATTGAAGGCGGCAGAAGTCGGACAGGCAAAGTACTGCCCCCAAGAATCGGCGGGTTGTCCACGATTATCCGGGCATTTTTAAGCGGTGCCTGTGAAGATCTGTATTTTGTGCCCTGTTACGTGGGATATGACAGGGTCCTGGAAGAAGACGCTTATCTTAAAGAGATTGAAGGCGGCAAAAAGACACCTGAGAACCTCAAAGGTCTGTTGAATACACGCAAATTTTTAAAACGCAAATACGGCAAAGTATATCTTAAATTTGACACGCCGATTTCCATGAACAGGTATATGGAAGAAAAGGGGGTTGATCTTAGAAAGTTCAGTGACGGGGAGTTCAGTCACTTTGTCAAAGGATTCGGATACAAGCTGATAAATGCCATCAATGACAATACCGTTGCAACCCCCCATGGTATTATCGCCTCGGGCATCCTGAACTGTTCTGAAAGCACGTTTACAAAGAAGCAAATGTTTGCCCGGGTAAGCACCTACATGAATCATCTGGTCTTTCACGGGGCATATCTGTCCGACACCTTGATGATTGACCCGGACAATGCCTTTAATTCGGTCATTGAAAATTTTCTTTCCAGAAATTTTATTGAGCTTGCCGATGAGGACGAGGATGACATCACAGACACCACCATGCTGATCGTAAAGCACAACAAAAGACCGGTTCTGGACTACTATAAAAATTCGGTAATCTGTTTCTTTGTACCTGCTGCCTATACGGCTGCAGCCATCATAGAAATAGACCGGTTTAAGTTTGAAATGCAGGATCTTGTATCCAGGTATCAATTCTTGCAAAAATTGTTCACGGACGAATTTTCATTTGATGAACAAATTTCAACACAGGATCAGATTTCCAAGGCATTAAAAGGATTTATCAACGAGGGGATTCTTGTACCGGATCCTGAATTTGCCGACACCTTTAACCTGACATCGGAAGGGTTAAGAAAACTTAAATGGTTTGCAGCCTTTCTTATTCCCTTTTTCGAATCCTATATGACCTGCCTTATCTTCCTGGAAAAAGAAAAAACAGACAAATATGATGTCAAAGAGCGTACAAAAAAGCTGCTCTCCTTTGGCAGCAAACTGTACAAACGCAACCAGGTGGTTCGAAAGGAATCTTTGTCCCTGATCAACTACCGTAATGCCGTTCACTATTTTGCCAAACACCATATCAACGGCTCCGGAGACCAGGAACGCATAGACCAGTATAAAGAGATTATTGATCTGCTTTCCAGACGGATCTCAAGCTGA
- a CDS encoding exo-beta-N-acetylmuramidase NamZ family protein, which translates to MDQNSPRVKTGLDTLYDNLPGCLKGRRLGLLANPASITSQFQHAKDVIAQLFPGQICALFSPQHGFFAEKQDNMIESGHFRDPELNIPVFSLYSETRIPTAAMFAAIDTLVIDIQDVGTRVYTFIYTISYCLETAAKLGKSVVILDRPNPVGGIQVEGNILEDDCASFVGRYPIPMRHGMTVGEMTAYINTTQKIGCDLTVIPMQGWTRDMYWQDTGLVWVPPSPNLPTPLSAMVYPGQVIFEGTNLSEGRGTTLPFEQFGAPFVNINTFKQGVQDRLKGIVLRPLCFQPTSGKWQNQICNGVQIHIIDRDEYKPYLCSLILLQEIMRTHPNGFQFKAPPYEYEFDRLPMDLILGSRNLRKNLEVMNDPLELEKAWQVPLQQFKQASETFYLYI; encoded by the coding sequence ATGGATCAAAACTCACCACGGGTTAAAACCGGCCTGGACACCCTTTATGACAATCTGCCTGGATGTTTAAAAGGCAGGCGTTTGGGCCTTCTGGCAAATCCGGCCTCGATAACAAGTCAGTTTCAACATGCAAAAGATGTTATAGCGCAACTTTTTCCCGGGCAGATCTGCGCCCTGTTCTCTCCCCAGCACGGTTTTTTTGCGGAAAAGCAGGATAATATGATAGAATCGGGGCATTTCAGGGATCCGGAACTAAATATACCGGTATTCAGCTTGTATAGTGAAACAAGAATTCCCACAGCCGCTATGTTCGCCGCCATAGATACCCTGGTCATCGACATCCAGGATGTGGGCACCCGTGTGTACACCTTCATATATACCATTTCGTACTGCCTTGAAACGGCAGCAAAACTCGGCAAGTCCGTCGTGATTCTGGACCGCCCTAATCCTGTAGGCGGCATACAGGTTGAAGGTAATATCCTTGAAGATGACTGTGCCTCATTTGTTGGGCGTTACCCCATTCCCATGCGCCACGGCATGACCGTAGGCGAAATGACCGCCTACATTAATACAACCCAAAAGATCGGTTGTGATCTCACCGTAATTCCCATGCAGGGATGGACCCGGGATATGTACTGGCAGGACACCGGATTGGTCTGGGTCCCCCCATCCCCAAACCTGCCCACCCCGCTTTCAGCCATGGTCTATCCCGGCCAGGTTATCTTTGAGGGAACAAATCTGTCGGAAGGACGGGGAACCACCCTGCCCTTCGAACAGTTCGGCGCGCCGTTTGTGAATATTAATACATTTAAACAGGGTGTTCAAGACCGCCTTAAAGGCATTGTACTGCGGCCACTGTGTTTCCAGCCCACATCGGGAAAATGGCAGAACCAGATATGCAATGGTGTTCAGATTCACATCATAGATAGAGATGAATATAAACCCTATTTATGTTCCCTGATTTTGCTGCAGGAAATCATGAGGACACATCCCAACGGGTTTCAATTCAAGGCGCCCCCCTATGAATATGAATTTGATCGCCTGCCCATGGACCTGATTTTAGGAAGCCGGAATTTACGGAAAAACCTTGAAGTGATGAATGACCCCCTTGAACTGGAAAAGGCCTGGCAAGTACCTTTGCAGCAGTTTAAGCAGGCGTCAGAAACTTTTTATTTATATATATAA
- the hisC gene encoding histidinol-phosphate transaminase → MSFSVSESVKAIKPYEAGKPLSEVEREYGITNAVKLASNENPFGCSPKVADAVLSKLPDMNRYPEPIPFTLCQKLAEKYHVRMENMVIGNGSDDIIALLAHGFLNPGQEAVMPLPSFLMYEISVKTAKGVPVMVPLKDFSTNLDGLVKAVTPETKLVFVTNPFNPTGAVITKDEFLRFADKLPDNVLIIVDEAYIEFVRNDSVYNSLSVPLADPRIVTLRTFSKAYGLAGFRIGYGIMDKAVAEILNRIRQPFNVNTLAQVAAQAALEDTDFLSKTISGTHQGIDFLTQKFTEAGFEVMPTQANFFMVDVKTSSRDLCEKLLRKGVVVRSLASYGYDTFLRINAGTDQENQTCVDALLSVAGK, encoded by the coding sequence ATGTCGTTTTCAGTCAGTGAGTCCGTAAAGGCCATAAAACCCTATGAGGCCGGCAAGCCACTAAGTGAGGTGGAGCGCGAGTATGGTATTACCAATGCGGTAAAGCTTGCCTCCAATGAAAACCCTTTTGGGTGTTCACCCAAAGTGGCCGACGCTGTTTTATCAAAATTGCCCGATATGAACCGTTATCCTGAACCGATCCCTTTTACGCTATGTCAAAAACTTGCTGAAAAATATCATGTCCGGATGGAAAACATGGTCATTGGAAACGGTTCCGATGATATCATTGCCCTGCTTGCCCATGGGTTTCTGAACCCCGGGCAGGAAGCAGTGATGCCGCTGCCTTCTTTCCTTATGTATGAAATCAGTGTGAAGACCGCAAAGGGCGTTCCGGTTATGGTTCCCCTCAAGGATTTTTCCACCAACCTTGATGGGCTTGTCAAGGCAGTTACGCCTGAAACAAAGCTGGTGTTTGTGACAAATCCCTTTAATCCCACCGGGGCTGTGATTACCAAGGATGAATTTTTACGGTTTGCTGATAAACTGCCGGACAATGTGCTGATTATCGTGGATGAAGCGTATATCGAATTTGTACGCAACGATTCGGTTTATAATAGTCTATCTGTGCCGCTGGCGGATCCAAGAATTGTAACCTTAAGAACGTTTTCCAAAGCATACGGTCTTGCCGGTTTCCGCATTGGTTACGGGATTATGGATAAAGCGGTTGCCGAAATCTTAAACCGCATACGTCAGCCCTTTAATGTGAATACCCTTGCCCAGGTTGCAGCCCAGGCCGCCTTGGAAGATACCGATTTTTTATCCAAAACGATTTCCGGCACCCACCAGGGCATTGATTTTTTAACTCAAAAATTTACGGAAGCCGGTTTTGAGGTGATGCCAACCCAGGCCAATTTTTTCATGGTGGATGTAAAGACAAGCTCCCGGGATCTTTGTGAAAAATTGCTTCGAAAAGGCGTGGTGGTGCGTTCGCTGGCTTCCTATGGATATGACACCTTTCTTCGCATAAATGCCGGTACAGACCAGGAAAATCAAACATGCGTGGATGCGTTGCTCAGTGTCGCAGGTAAATAA
- the cmk gene encoding (d)CMP kinase — MNRRIITIDGPAGAGKTTVSKTLARELGCVYVDTGALYRAVAFEIERRQINWKDSALLEQFLACLDLDFVMEGRDPVLTSSGRDISAYIRTHDISMLASATSAVPQVRKALLGIQKSIAEERDAVFEGRDMGTAVFPNASYKFFLTADVNVRARRRFDESNASGIAFEKILEDMVKRDADDTQRAVSPLKQAPDAILIDATALDVSQVVKKMKSTIIVA; from the coding sequence ATGAATAGGCGAATTATTACCATTGACGGGCCGGCCGGTGCCGGTAAGACAACAGTTTCAAAAACCCTTGCAAGGGAACTTGGCTGTGTTTATGTGGACACCGGGGCTTTGTACAGAGCCGTTGCCTTTGAAATTGAGCGTCGGCAGATCAACTGGAAAGACAGCGCTCTGCTTGAACAGTTTCTTGCTTGTCTTGATCTTGATTTTGTTATGGAAGGCCGGGATCCTGTGCTGACATCATCGGGCCGGGATATCAGCGCATACATCCGCACCCATGATATCAGTATGCTGGCCTCGGCCACATCGGCCGTTCCCCAGGTGCGAAAGGCATTACTGGGTATTCAAAAATCAATTGCCGAGGAAAGGGATGCCGTGTTCGAAGGCCGCGACATGGGCACGGCTGTTTTTCCCAACGCGTCATATAAGTTTTTTCTGACCGCTGACGTTAACGTGCGTGCCCGAAGACGATTTGATGAATCAAACGCATCAGGGATTGCATTTGAAAAAATCCTCGAAGATATGGTCAAGCGAGATGCGGATGATACCCAACGTGCTGTATCCCCTTTAAAGCAGGCCCCGGATGCTATCCTTATAGATGCCACCGCATTAGATGTTTCCCAGGTAGTGAAAAAAATGAAAAGCACCATCATCGTAGCTTAA
- a CDS encoding 30S ribosomal protein S1, whose translation MNNIAEENENQNMNQELETQDEVKESEIELTGEDTNEVKESEIEIELTGEETMEELLDIYDSSLSKFEEGQVVTGTVISVGRETVLVDVGYKSEGQISIHEFIGEDGNVNVKVGDEFEVMIEVWDEEEETVLLSRDKAKKVKVWDAIKDIYDDDGTIEGVITSRVKGGFSVDIGLQSFLPGSQADLRPIRNMDEMVGKTYTFKILKYNKKRNNIVLSRRVLLETEREKMRSATLAAIENDKVMEGIVKNITEYGVFVDLGGVDGLLHITDISWGRVKHPSELFSVGDQIKVKILSFDFEKERVSLGMKQLTPDPWTTAAEKYPSGSKIEGRVVSLTDYGAFIELEEGVEGLIHVSEMSWTRKIRHPSQMVAVGEQIEAVVLDLKPDNRRISLGIKQTVENPWEVISQKYPVGTIIEGKIKNITEFGLFIGIDDDIDGLVHISDISWTKRIKHPSEIYKKNDTIQAVVLDIDKANERFSLGIKQTQVDPWETVAERYDVGKEISGVITNLTDFGVFVELEEGIEGLVHVSEISKENIKSPKEHYQIGETITAKVMNINSDERRIGLSIKRLDEDDDDRYLEEIAKSSKPAASAFGEMLRNNIQEKLEAEKKGNE comes from the coding sequence ATGAACAACATTGCTGAAGAAAACGAAAACCAAAACATGAATCAAGAATTAGAGACCCAAGACGAGGTAAAAGAGTCCGAAATCGAACTTACCGGAGAAGATACCAATGAGGTAAAAGAGTCCGAAATTGAAATCGAACTCACCGGAGAAGAGACTATGGAAGAACTGCTGGATATCTATGATTCCAGTCTCAGTAAATTTGAAGAGGGACAGGTTGTCACCGGAACAGTGATTTCCGTTGGCAGGGAAACGGTCCTTGTGGATGTGGGATACAAATCTGAGGGACAGATCTCGATTCATGAATTCATTGGTGAGGACGGCAATGTCAACGTCAAAGTCGGCGACGAGTTTGAGGTAATGATTGAAGTTTGGGATGAAGAAGAGGAGACTGTTCTTCTGTCCCGTGACAAAGCCAAAAAGGTTAAAGTATGGGATGCCATTAAGGATATCTACGACGACGACGGTACCATTGAAGGTGTCATCACTAGTCGGGTTAAAGGCGGTTTTTCCGTTGATATCGGACTGCAGTCCTTTTTACCGGGATCCCAGGCTGATCTGCGACCCATTCGTAACATGGATGAAATGGTCGGCAAGACTTATACCTTTAAGATTCTCAAGTACAACAAGAAAAGAAACAATATTGTTCTGTCACGCCGTGTGCTGCTTGAAACCGAGAGAGAAAAGATGCGCAGTGCCACCCTGGCTGCCATTGAAAATGACAAAGTCATGGAAGGTATTGTTAAAAACATTACCGAATACGGTGTCTTCGTTGATCTCGGTGGTGTTGACGGACTTCTTCATATTACCGACATTTCCTGGGGCCGGGTTAAACATCCCTCTGAACTGTTCTCCGTTGGCGATCAGATCAAGGTGAAAATTCTCTCCTTTGATTTTGAGAAGGAACGGGTTTCCCTGGGTATGAAACAGTTGACACCGGATCCCTGGACGACTGCAGCTGAAAAATATCCCAGCGGTTCCAAAATCGAAGGCCGGGTGGTCAGTCTGACCGATTATGGGGCATTTATTGAGCTTGAAGAGGGTGTTGAAGGTCTGATCCATGTCTCTGAAATGTCATGGACCCGTAAAATACGTCATCCGTCCCAGATGGTTGCCGTGGGAGAACAGATTGAGGCTGTTGTTCTGGACCTTAAACCGGACAACCGCAGGATCTCTCTGGGCATCAAACAGACCGTCGAGAATCCCTGGGAAGTTATTTCCCAGAAATATCCCGTGGGCACCATCATTGAAGGAAAAATCAAGAATATTACTGAATTCGGTCTTTTTATCGGCATTGATGACGACATTGACGGCCTGGTTCACATCTCTGATATTTCCTGGACCAAACGGATCAAGCATCCTTCCGAAATTTATAAGAAAAATGATACCATCCAGGCAGTTGTCCTTGATATTGATAAGGCCAATGAAAGGTTCTCTTTAGGTATCAAACAGACCCAGGTAGATCCTTGGGAAACCGTTGCCGAACGCTATGATGTGGGCAAGGAAATTTCCGGCGTTATCACAAATCTCACCGATTTCGGCGTATTTGTAGAGCTTGAAGAAGGTATTGAAGGGCTGGTTCATGTATCTGAAATAAGCAAAGAAAACATCAAGAGCCCCAAAGAGCATTACCAGATTGGTGAAACCATTACTGCCAAGGTGATGAACATTAATTCCGATGAACGACGGATCGGCCTGTCTATCAAGCGTCTGGACGAAGATGATGATGATAGATATCTTGAAGAAATTGCAAAAAGCTCCAAACCTGCTGCATCTGCATTTGGCGAGATGCTGAGAAACAACATCCAGGAAAAACTGGAAGCTGAAAAAAAAGGAAACGAATAA